A single window of Prionailurus viverrinus isolate Anna chromosome F1, UM_Priviv_1.0, whole genome shotgun sequence DNA harbors:
- the CAMK1G gene encoding calcium/calmodulin-dependent protein kinase type 1G, with protein MGRKEEDSSSWKKQTTNIRKTFIFMEVLGSGAFSEVFLVKQRMTGKLFALKCIKKSPAFRDSSLENEIAVLKKIKHENIVTLEDIYESTTHYYLVMQLVSGGELFDRILERGVYTEKDASLVIQQVLSAVKYLHENGIVHRDLKPENLLYLTPEENSKIMITDFGLSKMEQSGVMSTACGTPGYVAPEVLAQKPYSKAVDCWSIGVITYILLCGYPPFYEETESKLFEKIKEGYYEFESPFWDDISESAKDFICHLLEKDPNERYTCEKALRHPWINGNTALHRDIYPSVSLQIQKNFAKSKWRQAFNAAAVVHHMRKLHMNLHSPGIHPEVENRPPVTQASEASRPSSSELTITEAPALDQSGALPALPRLPCQHGPRTAAPGGRSLNCLVNGSLRISSSLVPMQQGPLAAGPCGCCSSCLSIGSKEKSSYCSEPTLLKKANRKQNYKSEVMVPVKASGSSHCRAGQTGVCLIM; from the exons ATGGGTCGAAAGGAAGAAGACTCCAGCTCCTGGAAGAAACAGACCACCAACATCCGGAAAACCTTCATCTTCATGGAAGTGCTGGGATC AGGAGCTTTTTCAGAAGTTTTCCTGGTGAAGCAAAGGATGACTGGGAAGCTCTTTGCCCTGAAGTGCATCAAGAAGTCACCTGCCTTCCGGGACAGCAGCCTGGAGAATGAGATTGCCGTGTTGAAAAA GATCAAGCATGAAAACATCGTGACCCTGGAGGACATCTATGAGAGCACCACTCACTACTACCTGGTCATGCAGCT TGTTTCTGGCGGGGAACTCTTTGACCGGATCCTGGAGCGGGGTGTCTACACAGAGAAGGATGCCAGCCTGGTGATCCAGCAGGTCTTGTCAGCAGTGAAATACCTCCACGAGAATGGCATCGTCCACAGAGACTTGAAG CCCGAAAACCTGCTGTACCTAACCCCTGAAGAGAATTCTAAGATCATGATCACAGACTTTGGTCTGTCCAAGATGGAACAGAGTGGAGTCATGTCCACTGCCTGTGGGACCCCGGGCTATGTGG CTCCGGAAGTGTTGGCACAGAAGCCCTACAGCAAGGCTGTGGATTGCTGGTCTATTGGCGTCATCACTTACATATT GTTGTGCGGGTATCCCCCCTtctatgaagaaactgagtctaaGCTTTTTGAGAAGATCAAGGAGGGCTACTATGAATTTGAATCTCCATTCTGGGATGACATTTCTGAGTCAG CCAAGGATTTTATTTGCCACTTGCTGGAGAAGGACCCGAATGAACGGTACACCTGTGAGAAGGCCTTGAGGCACCCCTG GATCAATGGAAACACAGCCCTCCACCGGGACATCTACCCATCAGTCAGTCTCCAGATCCAGAAGAACTTTGCCAAGAGCAAGTGGAGG CAAGCCTTCAATGCAGCAGCTGTGGTGCATCACATGAGGAAGCTGCACATGAACTTGCACAGCCCAGGCATCCACCCAGAGGTGGAGAACAGGCCTCCCGTCACTCAAGCCTCAGAAGCCTCCAGACCCAGCTCTTCTGAGCTCACCATCACCGAGGCACCTGCCCTGGACCAGAGTGGCGCACTTCCTGCCCTGCCCCGGCTGCCCTGCCAGCACGGCCCCCGGACCGCTGCGCCCGGTGGCAGGTCCCTCAACTGCCTGGTCAATGGCTCGCTCCGCATCAGCAGCAGCCTGGTGCCCATGCAGCAGGGGCCCCTGGCCGCTGGGCCCTGTGGCTGCTGTTCTAGTTGCCTGAGCATCGGGAGCAAGGAGAAGTCCTCTTACTGCTCCGAACCCACACTCCTCAAAAAAGCTAACAGAAAACA GAACTACAAATCAGAGGTCATGGTGCCGGTTAAAGCCAGCGGCAGTTCCCACTGCCGGGCGGGGCAGACTGGAGTCTGTCTCATCATGTGA